Within Rhododendron vialii isolate Sample 1 chromosome 12a, ASM3025357v1, the genomic segment tttcgcctcgtagttaatttttttaagaatagaGTTATGTTTTTTGACGGTACTATTTATACAACTATATGAGATTGGGTACATATATTATAGGTTAATATATCAGCTagtagagttaaggtaatttctAAACACCCTATCAAAAATTCCTAGAGCCGCCAATGCCGTAGTGGCAGTGAAGTGGGCAAAAAATCGGATAGGAAGCGATATGTATTAAGGAATCGGCCACTACGTTGCGAATGTTTGGTAGCCTGAGAAATCTGGCTGTAATGTATCTCAACGCCAGAAACAGAAACGTAGAGGCCGATGTGATATGTAGCTGTGTGGCTACTTAAATCTATGTACTCGAGCTTAAAAGCTTCTTCGAGTTTGACTTGTTACATAGAACAGATCAAGCTTAAGTCTTTGCAAAAATTTTAAGCTCAttaagttttgaaactaaagTTCAACTTTATACTGCCTTTTTGCCTTGAAAATCTAATACAAATACTGAATTTCTGTGTGCAGCCACTGATCAGCTCaggtaaaactcaaaaaattaaaaaaaaaagcttgaaaacatttttgaagTTTGCTAGGTTTCAAACCTACTCCTCGTTTTCACTTGGCTCGTTTATAAGCCTCGCCTCATGTAACAGTATTGCATTATTATACCCGTTTTCACTTAATTAATTTGTGTTCAAAAGTATGGCCTCTAATTTGAGGTTGGTGGATTGATTCCGAATTTGATGTTATTGGATTGACAGGAAATGGAGTTTGGGTGGAAAATCGTTGTGGGGACTGTAATTGGGTTCTTTGGAGCAGCATTTGGGAGTGTTGGTGGCGTCGGAGGGGGAGGCATTTTTGTTCCCATGCTCACTCTGATCATTGGGTTTGATGCTAAATCATCAACTGCAATGTCGAAATGTAAGTGTTGCAGCAAACTGCGAGTTTGTTTCTAGGAAAATGTTAAAAACAGTCCAGATACAAGGACCATTGTTTGCAATGCCATTCATTCATGATGTCATTCATTAATCCATCACTATCACTCAGGGCGACATCAGTTGGTTAAAAATATGGTGTAATTTTGGGGACTTTCTTAACCTTCCATTCTAAAGACATGATTTTTTTCCATCCTCAAACGCAAAATTCTTGCCACTTTCTGAATTCTTATTACACATTACATTTTTCTATGCAAAATTGCAAATTCTTAATTTATCTCGGCAGACTCTCGAATGCGTATTTTgcttaatcttttcctttttggttttggactttTGGTGGATAAGTGTAGTCCAAATACTTACGCATTAATATGGTGAACTTGTACTTTTGTCGAGACAATATCCCCCTCGGTCTGTCCTTGATGCAAATTCTTAATTTATCTCGGGCCCTGGGCAGATTCACAAACAGGTattttgcttaatttttttcttttttgttttggtggttAAGCTGTAGTCCAAATGCATATGGAGTGATATGGTGAACTTGTATTTTTGCTAAGACAATAactagaaatttatttttcttttgattttgatggatTTAAGGTCTTGAATGACCCTATGCTCATAAAATCCTACAATCACCACTGCAGTATCACTACACACTAAAATTCCAATATTTTCAAGTGAAAAACAGCAACGATAATACAAGTACCTTCTGTTTTACTCTCTCTTACATTGCTTCGTGGGTCCTACATATATTTGCATGGGACTCATAAAATGAGTGGAAATTAAAAACTGGAGAAACAGGCGGTGCCTCTAAACTTCCTTTTTTCGAGCTTCTGCTTTGTGGCATTCCTAAATTGATAGGGAATGCGGGAATGCTGCTGTTACTCCTCCAACATCATAAAGAAAGAAGGGGAAATTCGTTATTTTGCTTGCTTTGTAGGTATGATCACAGGTGCATCGGCTGCGAGTGTTTTCTACAATATCAAGCTAAGGCATCCAACGCTTGAACTACCAATCATTGATTATGACCTGGCACTTCTTTTCCAACCAATGTTGGTGCTGGGAATTAGCATCGGAGTAATGTTTAATGTGATTTTCGCTGACTGGATGGTTACGGTCCTACTCATTATTCTGTTTCTAGGTAATAATCTTGTCAATTGCAACTTTGTTTCGTTGGAAAATTTCAGTTGATTGATCAGATGAGCTGCAGGCACATCAACTAAGGCATTCTTCAAGGGTGTTGAAACATGGAAGAAGGAAACTATAGTAAAAAAGGTTGAATTCTCTTGCAATTCAATTAGTATACTAATCTCACTTATTTCCGATTgtgaaaacaacaaaaccaaccATTTTGGCTTATATAGTTTCAGCAATGACATTGCCACATCAATCTTTATGAGTTTTCTTAACAAATTTCTGTTAGTGAatcgttttcttttttattttccaggAGGCTGCTAGACGATTGGCATCTATTGGTGAGGTAGACGATTCCCTATTCAATCCTTGTAAAGCCTAGTTTATGTATACTTTTTATTGGATTCATTTCATGTTTCGCGCTCTAGTCAGGTGTTGATAGTGAGGAAGTGGAATACAAACCTTTACCCGAAGGCCCAAACAATGGCACTCAAATGGAATCCAGCGAATCGAAAGCATCCACGGTAAAATATATTAACAGGCTTTATATCTATGACTGGCTGTTTCCAGGGCCTGACCTCTGTAATTTTCCAGGTTTCCATTATTGAGAATGTTCACTGGAAGGAACTTGGCATTCTTGTATCTGTCTGGGTCACTATTCTTGCGCTACAAATTGCCAAGGTTTCAATTTGTTGTACCTTATCTTTCTTTGAAGGTTTTTGAGACtatgtttggatcatggatttgtgCAGGAAATATACAAGTGAAGGGAAAGAGAAGTACATAATGAAGTGAGAAGCttctttgtttgattgtttTCAGAAATAGTTTTCTGGAACACTTATTACAAGACTTGTTTGGCTGCTTATAATTGAGATTTTCGTTTTGGAAGAGCACACACTTTTAGGAAAACACCGTAAAGATACTTCCATGTATTCAATAACCATCTCGGTCCAATGATAAACACAATATGAGATCGAAGAGTGTATATTTTGGAAACAACTTTATGAGAAGTGTGCAGGAAAACCGACTCAGTACCAACAAAGACATATAGTTCTTATGTTTTGGTTTCACCACCTTATTTTTCTCCACAAATCCACGATCCAAACATGTCTTAATTTAGGAATGTCTGCAATGATTAGAGAGTAATCATGAGTCCATGGCATATGCATGTTTGGCGCAGAGTGAGACAACCACCTGTTCTGCAGCATATTGGGTACTAAACCTGCTTCAGGTACTTTCTCTGACCCAAATAAGCGTTTAGAAAACCTCCAACTGTGATCATTGTTCATCAAGTTGAAATGgtttctttccttctctttcttttttttttgggttttcctgCAGATTCCTGTGGCTTTTGGAGCATCTGCATATGAAGCAATCGGCTTATACAAAGGACGAAGAGTAATAGCATCCAAGGGAGATGTCGGAATGGCTTGGCGCATTCATCAGTTGGTTCTTTACTGTTTCATTGGCATCCTAGCAGGTGTAGTTGGTGGGTTGCTAGGTCTTGGCGGAGGATTCATTTTAGGTCCTCTTTTTCTGGAGTTGGGAATTCCTCCTCAGGTGCATCTCAAACTTTAACATGGAGTCATGAAGAGAAATACTgtagtttttttcctttttttgaactTAAGATACACTGTAGGTTATGCACGGTTTTGGGCGCCTATGTTACCTGGACTCAGGTGTGAGTATCGGGCGTGGGTGTATATCTAGGGTCGGACATCTCAAACCTTACAATAGATGATAAGTAGATGTGGATCCAAATTTTGATACATATACGGGGGTCTGTTGCATAATTATGGTTTATCATTATTCGTATCTCTAGAAAGAAAATCTAAAATTTTCAACAGTCGTGTCCAATCCATATCCCGCATCCGCACGGGTGTGGTGTCGTGTCGTGTCAACGCGCATACTTCATCCAAAATGGTAGATCTGTGTGACATAAGTGTTTTGCCCTTCAAGTTTCATGCCGTGAAACCAACTCAAGGAACCATATAATGCTATTCTGGCTGCACTTCCGTCATCTTGGTCATTGTGGCCCTCCAGACTGAATAGAGTGCGGCCAATGCTACATTCTATGGTTTATTCTGGGTTGATGGATTACTGCTTCCAGTGAGTGAGTTGAGGAATCTGTAATTCTGTGGTTGCATGATAGATGTAATGGCGACTTTCCTATTTAGAATACAACCCTAAAAAAGGACAGATGTTTGAGCCTCTGAAGCGTTTCTTTAAACCAAGTAGAAGTTTTGTTCCTCTAATTTGCTATCAAACGCCCTTCTTAGTAGTCGACTGCTATGGTTTTCGTATTCTTGTTTAGTACTTATCAGTTGAGCACTTTTATGCAGGTGTCAAGTGCCACAGCTACCTTTGCCATGCTGTTCTCCTCCTCCATGTCTGTTGTGGAATACTACATTCTAAAGCGTTTTCCAGTTCCATACAGTTCAGTTTTCCGGCCAAATATCTAGTTGTAGTAGATTAAGGtagtgtttggatcatggatcACAGTAGGGATTTGGAAAggtaaaggaaaaacaaatgaaaaagatCAAATATGGGCCCTTGGATACTTCTTCTGTCCCTTCCGCTTTTCCTTTCACTCCATGAACACCTACACAAATCCATGATCAAAATACAGCCTAATGAGTGGTAGCAGGAGTCTTGAGCATAGTTCTCTTTGTATTGCAGGTCTCTACTTTGTTGCTGTAGCTACCGTTGCTGCTTTTACAGGTCAACATGTGGTGAGAAGAATTGTTGCGATTCTAGGGAGGGCGTCTTTGATCATCTTCATTCTGGCCTTCACAATCTTTGTGAGCGCAATCTCGCTAGGCAAGTCTAGTTCTAGAATACCAGCATTCGCTCGCAGTTCTATTGCATGTAAAAAGTTCTACTACAGGATCTTTCTATTGGTGTTGTTTTAACCCCAAAGTGACTTTTGATCTTTTTCCTTGGAATTAAAggctgttgatttttttttcttacaggTGGAGTTGGCATATCAAACATAATAGAAGATATCGAGGAAAAGGAGTACATGGGTTTTGAGGATATTTGTTCATATTAGGCCTTCGGAATCGAAAGCAACAACAAAGGGTTCCGGTCACCCTTAAAtcatttttgcaattttctgaattactatttatttttgaaatatggaACGATATGAACAATGGAGAAAGTCCATGGTAACAAGCGAGATTGTGATTGCAAATGGCCTAAGTGTGGGTCACCGTCGAGTTTGAAGTATGGTTGTAGTTTATTTCTGCTTATGTCGCTAAACTTCTATGGTCAACTATGTTTCCTTGCTAGTTAATAAATGAATTTCCGATGtaccaaagaaaagaagaagaaatgctCTGTACTATGTGAACAAAGGCGATTGGCGTCTTCTGTGACTCTTTTCATCGAGTGTATTCAGGGAGATCACCATATATGCGATGGTTACGCTAGCAATACAGCAGTACCAAAGGGATTTCCATGTGTGTGTTTAGTTTTGTTTGACGAACTGGAAATATGGTGGCACATTGTTTGGTGCGTAAGGGTGTTGACGGGTCGGGAGTCTCTACTTGGGAGGTTTCTCCTCCCACCTGCATGGCTAGACGATCCTCTCATAAGGGATGGCTGCTTTTTTTAGTTGTGATGTTGATGCAGGGTGAATTCTAGAAAAATCCTAGTACAATTTTATTCAGTTAGATTTAGTCCCTTATTTCATATGTTTTCATTTGGCAAGAATTTTCTAGAAGTATTTCGTTTCCtaatttgatttgatctagTATTCCTATTATGTCGGATGCTTGGTCATGAAGAagtagatttgatttgatttcctaaagtttatttttagtattttagaaAGGCTAACTAGGTTTAGGAATTCTACCATTATAAATAATGATGTAAGCCTCTTGGCTAGGAGAGTTGATCAATATATTGAGTGTTTTCATAAGAGAGAGTATCTCGTTTTTCCTATAATTCTATTAATCTGTGGGTTATTAGATTGTGGAAGAGTTGTTCTTTACTCGTGGGGGTGATTTTGTTCTTGTTCACGTTTCTagctgcatcagttggtatcagagcttaggcTCGGTTCTTGATCGATCATGGCATGGAGATATTGTCATGAACGACAATTTGATGTCGAGTATGTGTACAAGCACAACGATGCCGCGCGAGAAGCACAACTGGAGGCCCGTCCTGCACAACGTTCCGATGAGCAGTTTCAAGCGCTTAGAAAGCAGCTGGCTGCCATGGCGGTTGCTAGCGGTACACCTCAAAACCATTCGCCGAATCCACGTTTTGTGGATGAGGAAGATGTTGATTATGCTGAAGATGGAGGTGAATACCCGATTGCTACGAATTCGCCACGGAGGGAAGGACCCATGGAGCGAACTTATTCAAGGCAATGGGtatcaaacttcaaatttgaCATACCAGAATTCAACGGTTGCATGCAACCTCATGATTTTCTGGATTGGGTTGTGGTCGTGGAGGAGACTTTGGAGTTCAAGGAGGTGCCTTTGGGCAAACAAGTTCCTTTGGTCGCAACAAAATTTCGAGGACTTGCTGCCGCATGGTGGCAATATCTCAAACAGACACATGTTCGGCAAGGTAAGGAAAAGATTCGTTCGtggaaaaaattaaagaaacatGTGTTCTGTCTTTTTGCCACGTAATTATACTTGGATCATGCCAAAGAAATCTGGGAATATGCAATCTCATAGCATTGAGTTGGATTTTAAATCAATTTCCCTCCATACGGAATCTTATTTGTCAAgcaatttttcaaacaaaatattttcaacgTCAAGCTCCAAAAGTCAAATATCGAAGGAATTAATTTTGAAGGCAGAAGTTGGAAAAAGAGATCACGGGTATAGCAATAATATTGGGGATATCAAAGAATTAGAGGAAGAATtatgtgaaatatttttttatcacaaATACATGTTTTTCGGAGTCACAATATGATTGTGATTTGCCCCCAAAGTATGATGAGTACCCAGATGATGAGTATGAAATATGTGAACTTAGCACTGTTGAAGGTGTGCACATTGTAATTGAAGAAACAAGAACAACTTTGCCCAAGGAAAATGCTTCTGAAGGCAGCCCACTACCCATTAATGTAGTTAATGTGATGGATATTACTGCTTTGGGGATTAAATTCAGTCAAGAGAAGGTTGAAGAAGAATATGCAAATTATTGCACCCCAGTCGAAGAGCCAAATATTCAACAGGGGTCAAGCTTTGCTTTTGCTATTGGCTCATGCGTTTTTCCAGATAGCGACATCCCACCAATAATAAGATGCGATAAACCTAATGTGATCAAGGGATTCTCTTTCCAAGATGGCAAAGTGACGGAAGATGGTAATTGGGTTTTCTGTGGTGGAGCATGGGATGATTCCTCTTTCGTTGTAGCCTTTTATAGAAACGTCGATAAGGGTACACAACTGATTGGAAGGATTAATTTAAGGTTCAAAGCAGATGCTGATAATCGAAGACGTGCTAAGTTACTCAAGcaaaactcgaggacgagtttttTTCAACCAGGAGAGGCTGATGCAGGGTGAATTCTAGAAAAATCCTAGTACAATTTTATTCAGTTAGATTTAGTCCCTTATTTCATATGTTTTCATTTGGCAAGAATTTTCTAGAAGTATTTCGTTTcctaatttgatttgatttagtATTCCTATTATGTCGGATGCTTGGTCATGAAGAagtagatttgatttgatttcctaaagtttatttttagtattttagaaAGGCTAACTAGGTTTAGGAATTCTACCATTATAAATAATGATGTAAGCCTCTTGGCTAGGAGAGTTGATTAATATATTGAGTGTTTTCATAAGAGAGAATATCTCGTTTTTCCTATAATTCTATTAATCTGTGGGTTATTAGATTGTGGAAGAGTTGTTCTTCACTCGTGGGGGTGATTCTGTTCTTGTTCACGTTTCTAGCTGCATCAgtttcttttaatatttagtattttgagatcaaatcttttgattttggtaatattgAGTCAAATAGCGATTCACCGGGATTCAACTTCCTATTTTGCTGATTCCTTTTCGGTCTTagatttttagtataaaataagttgtaGGGTGACATTAAAATGGAGTTGTTtattgaattaatgaaaatggagagttttctcattatcgtgtgttcgaagagggagtacctctagttcatacctatttgtgtttatgtttcaaagaaAGAATATTTAACATAAAcaagttcgtgatctcttcttgcaaatagttttGTAAAAGGAGGCTGCcttgcatcagttggtatcagagctctcgTTTCAATCCTGACTATGGCCGGAGGACGTGCTGGAGGTCGAGGTGGAAGAGGAGGTCATACAATTAGTGTTGATGAAGTCTATGAGCGAGATGAGGTTGCTCGAGATGCTCGAATGGAGGAAAGATTGCAGCAAGTCTTGGCGGCGATTGGGTTGCTTACCCAACGCATAGAGGCTTTTGAAGTTGCAATCCCACCTCGCCATCGTCCAATTCAACCTTGGTCtccgaaagaggaggaggtgtcggATGATGTTTCTATCACTAAACCTTTGGCTGATAATCATCAGACGAGGGGGAGGGCAATGGTGAATGAAGCTACTATTGAGTGGCCATTCAAAGTAAATATTATTCCAGATTTAGTAGTGGATTGGAGTAAACCACCAGTTTTTGATGAAGAACCGgtggagaaaattacaaaagaaaaaaatcaaaaaatattggaaaaaaaagtttttaccatGCTTGAAGGTGGTGAGATTGGTTGGGGTAATCAATTTGAGGATTCTTTTTGGGAATGTACTGAAGCTATTATGAAGAAGAATATTTGGATTGCATACTTAGAGCAAATTGTGGCAAACaatattgcttttatttttcttgacgCATCTTTACAGTTTGGGGTccgaaaaattaatttgaggtACAAGATTGATGCAGACAAGTCACGACGAATTCAACTTTATAAACTTgaggacgagtttcttcaagacggggagaatgatgcagaatggaaatggtttattatttaagaaatagatatttagttttattattttggttataaattatttttgaatattccgCTTTGAGTgccatttgttttggcaagttttcttttaatatttagtattttgagatcaaatcttttgattttggtaatattgAGTCAAATAGCGATTCAACGGGATTCAGCTTCCTATTTTCCTGATTCCTTTTCGGTCTTagatttttagtataaaataagttgtaGGGTGACATTAAAATGGAGTTGTTtattgaattaatgaaaa encodes:
- the LOC131309844 gene encoding sulfite exporter TauE/SafE family protein 3-like isoform X1 — encoded protein: MGEIGLRGKLLSSAVVAVLGLSSVLFVSNQWSTLKLVFSSSEGRNGGDVEPNHIAKLLNLVWREAQLGYEHVWPEMEFGWKIVVGTVIGFFGAAFGSVGGVGGGGIFVPMLTLIIGFDAKSSTAMSKCMITGASAASVFYNIKLRHPTLELPIIDYDLALLFQPMLVLGISIGVMFNVIFADWMVTVLLIILFLGTSTKAFFKGVETWKKETIVKKEAARRLASIGESGVDSEEVEYKPLPEGPNNGTQMESSESKASTVSIIENVHWKELGILVSVWVTILALQIAKSETTTCSAAYWVLNLLQIPVAFGASAYEAIGLYKGRRVIASKGDVGMAWRIHQLVLYCFIGILAGVVGGLLGLGGGFILGPLFLELGIPPQVSSATATFAMLFSSSMSVVEYYILKRFPVPYSLYFVAVATVAAFTGQHVVRRIVAILGRASLIIFILAFTIFVSAISLGGVGISNIIEDIEEKEYMGFEDICSY
- the LOC131309844 gene encoding sulfite exporter TauE/SafE family protein 3-like isoform X2, translated to MGEIGLRGKLLSSAVVAVLGLSSVLFVSNQWSTLKLVFSSSEGRNGGDVEPNHIAKLLNLVWREAQLGYEHVWPEMEFGWKIVVGTVIGFFGAAFGSVGGVGGGGIFVPMLTLIIGFDAKSSTAMSKCMITGASAASVFYNIKLRHPTLELPIIDYDLALLFQPMLVLGISIGVMFNVIFADWMVTVLLIILFLGTSTKAFFKGVETWKKETIVKKEAARRLASIGVDSEEVEYKPLPEGPNNGTQMESSESKASTVSIIENVHWKELGILVSVWVTILALQIAKSETTTCSAAYWVLNLLQIPVAFGASAYEAIGLYKGRRVIASKGDVGMAWRIHQLVLYCFIGILAGVVGGLLGLGGGFILGPLFLELGIPPQVSSATATFAMLFSSSMSVVEYYILKRFPVPYSLYFVAVATVAAFTGQHVVRRIVAILGRASLIIFILAFTIFVSAISLGGVGISNIIEDIEEKEYMGFEDICSY